From Streptomyces sp. NBC_01754, a single genomic window includes:
- the ligD gene encoding non-homologous end-joining DNA ligase, translating into MATLPRFAPMLATPGSLPSPAVDDQWAYEVKQDGQRALVYLPGDGSVELRARSGTDITAAYPDLTGIGAALGGVPAVLDGEIVALDSQGRSDFERLQSRMGLSGSPAKAARAAERVPARLVLFDALFLRDASLVSLAYRERRAALEGLGLDGPRWSTPAVVVGHGRQALDMTREAGLEGVLAKRLDSVYEPGVRSRSWIKIRHARTADVVVGGWVPGRGRLGGLPGALLVGERHENGLRYAGSVGTGWSDAERARLAELLRVAAIDTCPFDVVPSVAGARWVLPRLVGEVRYSTRTRAGRLRQPSWHRLRPDLAPDDLET; encoded by the coding sequence ATGGCCACTCTGCCCCGGTTCGCCCCCATGCTCGCCACACCCGGCTCCCTGCCCTCCCCCGCCGTCGACGACCAGTGGGCGTACGAGGTGAAGCAGGACGGGCAGCGGGCCCTGGTGTATCTGCCGGGGGACGGTTCGGTGGAGCTGCGGGCCCGGTCCGGGACGGACATCACGGCCGCCTACCCCGACCTGACCGGGATCGGGGCCGCACTCGGCGGTGTACCGGCGGTTCTGGACGGCGAGATCGTCGCCCTGGACAGCCAGGGGCGCAGCGACTTCGAACGCCTCCAGTCCCGGATGGGCCTCTCCGGGTCGCCCGCGAAGGCGGCCCGTGCGGCCGAGCGGGTTCCGGCCCGTCTGGTCCTCTTCGACGCGCTGTTCCTGCGCGACGCGAGCCTGGTGTCCCTGGCGTACCGGGAGCGCCGTGCCGCGTTGGAGGGGCTCGGGCTGGACGGGCCGCGCTGGTCGACGCCCGCCGTGGTCGTCGGACACGGCCGGCAGGCCCTGGACATGACCCGGGAGGCGGGCCTGGAGGGGGTCCTCGCCAAGCGGCTGGACTCCGTGTACGAACCCGGGGTGCGCTCGCGGTCCTGGATCAAGATCCGGCACGCCCGTACGGCGGACGTCGTCGTCGGCGGTTGGGTGCCCGGCCGGGGCAGACTCGGCGGGCTGCCCGGGGCCTTGCTGGTCGGAGAGCGGCACGAAAACGGACTGCGGTACGCGGGCAGTGTCGGCACGGGGTGGAGCGACGCCGAGCGGGCCCGGCTCGCCGAACTGCTGCGGGTCGCCGCGATCGACACCTGCCCCTTCGACGTGGTGCCGTCGGTCGCCGGGGCACGATGGGTGCTGCCACGGCTGGTCGGTGAGGTGCGGTACTCGACCCGGACCAGGGCGGGCCGGCTGCGCCAGCCGTCCTGGCACCGGCTGCGGCCCGATCTGGCGCCGGACGACCTGGAGACGTGA
- a CDS encoding DeoR/GlpR family DNA-binding transcription regulator: protein MAAHTRWTRLLEILSDQGHLDVLDAADRLGCSAATVRRDLDELARQNLLTRTRGGAVVSTVAYDLPLRYKAARKADEKQRIARAAAELVPSGSTVGLNGGTTTSEVAREFAVRPEPEGGGPALTVVTNAINIAHELAVRPQVKLVVTGGVARPHSYELVGPLVDPVLRTLALDYTVLGVDAVHPRFGAATHDESEAGANRSLAECAHTVIVVADSAKLGRRAFAQVCETAAVSILVTDRDAPDDVVEEFTALGIDVRRV, encoded by the coding sequence GTGGCAGCACACACCCGATGGACCCGGCTGCTGGAGATCCTCAGCGACCAGGGCCACCTCGACGTACTCGACGCCGCCGACCGGCTCGGCTGCTCCGCCGCCACGGTCCGCCGCGACCTGGACGAGCTGGCCCGGCAGAACCTGCTGACCCGCACCCGGGGCGGCGCGGTCGTGAGCACCGTCGCCTACGACCTGCCGCTGCGCTACAAGGCGGCCCGCAAGGCCGACGAGAAGCAGCGCATCGCCCGGGCTGCCGCCGAACTGGTCCCGTCGGGCTCCACGGTGGGCCTCAACGGCGGTACGACGACCTCCGAGGTGGCCAGGGAGTTCGCGGTGCGCCCGGAGCCGGAGGGCGGCGGTCCCGCTCTGACCGTCGTGACCAACGCGATCAACATCGCGCACGAACTGGCGGTCCGCCCGCAGGTGAAGCTCGTCGTCACCGGCGGGGTCGCCCGCCCCCACTCGTACGAGCTGGTGGGCCCGCTCGTCGACCCCGTCCTGCGGACCCTCGCCCTCGACTACACCGTCCTCGGTGTGGACGCCGTCCACCCGCGCTTCGGCGCGGCCACCCACGACGAGTCGGAGGCCGGCGCCAACCGGTCCCTCGCCGAATGCGCCCACACCGTGATCGTGGTGGCCGACTCCGCCAAGCTGGGGCGCCGGGCCTTCGCCCAGGTGTGTGAGACGGCCGCGGTGTCGATCCTGGTCACCGACCGGGACGCCCCGGACGACGTCGTCGAGGAGTTCACCGCCCTGGGCATCGACGTACGGCGCGTCTGA
- a CDS encoding dihydrofolate reductase family protein → MDGRIAGPGGEFDFYPQGDEEQAAAYSSWHNSRYPEAVPTVARKTLGLADAPNSSFGSVVMGLGAYRPALDAGITDPYAHLRQYVVSSTLEGDINPAVTVVREDPLGFIRALKREEGQDIWLCGGGKLAGALLHEIDELLIKSYPVVAGAGIPVFDGAFDPTVFQVAERTAFANGVTFTRFIRK, encoded by the coding sequence ATCGACGGCCGCATCGCGGGGCCGGGCGGCGAGTTCGATTTCTACCCCCAGGGCGACGAGGAGCAGGCCGCCGCCTACTCCTCCTGGCACAACAGCCGCTATCCGGAGGCCGTCCCGACCGTCGCCCGGAAGACGCTCGGCCTCGCGGACGCGCCCAACTCCTCCTTCGGCTCCGTGGTGATGGGACTCGGCGCCTACCGCCCCGCGCTGGACGCGGGCATCACCGATCCGTACGCGCATCTGCGTCAGTACGTGGTCTCCAGCACCCTGGAGGGCGACATCAATCCGGCTGTGACCGTGGTGCGGGAGGACCCGCTCGGGTTCATCCGCGCACTCAAGAGGGAGGAGGGCCAGGACATCTGGCTGTGCGGGGGAGGCAAGCTCGCCGGTGCGCTGCTGCATGAGATCGACGAACTGCTGATCAAGAGCTATCCGGTGGTGGCGGGTGCAGGAATCCCGGTGTTCGACGGCGCGTTCGACCCCACCGTGTTCCAGGTGGCCGAGCGCACGGCGTTCGCCAACGGTGTCACGTTCACGCGGTTCATCCGGAAGTGA
- a CDS encoding cellulase family glycosylhydrolase → MHEATRRGTRTARTQPLTLLLRGLAALLGLVLAGALGPATAQAADHAQRTEAQAAGLHISDGRLLEGNGNDFVMRGVNHAHAWYPGETQSLADIKATGANTVRVVLSDGYRWSENSPEDVASVVGDCKANRLICVLEVHDTTGYGEDAAAGTLDHAADYWIGLKDVLDGEEDYVVINIGNEPWGNTDPAGWTAPTKAAIQKLRAAGFAHTIMVDAPNWGQDWEGVMRADAQSVYGADPTGNLIFSVHMYSVYDTAGKVTDYLHSFVDAGLPLLIGEFGGPADQYGDPDEDTMMATAQDLGLGYIAWSWSGNTDPVLDLVVDFDPTRLSPWGERAFNGPDGITETSHEATVFGGGTADTEAPTAPGTPTVSGVTAGSATLGWTAATDNVGVTAYDVVRVDGGTETKVASSATTSVSVTGLSADTAYSFAVYARDAAGNRSPRSGTVSVTTEEGGSAPGGTCSVGYQVIGEWPGGFQGEITLRNTGPTTIDGWTLDFAFAGGQTITNMWGGTPAQSGGVVTVTPVSYTSTIPAGDSVTVGFTGELSGPNPAPTAFTLNGGACSTI, encoded by the coding sequence ATACACGAAGCAACACGTAGAGGAACGCGTACAGCGCGGACACAGCCCCTCACGCTCCTCCTGCGCGGGCTGGCCGCCCTCCTCGGGCTCGTCCTGGCCGGGGCCCTCGGCCCGGCCACCGCGCAGGCGGCCGACCATGCCCAGCGGACAGAGGCACAGGCCGCCGGCCTCCACATCAGCGACGGGCGCCTGCTCGAGGGCAACGGCAACGACTTCGTCATGCGCGGCGTCAACCACGCCCACGCCTGGTATCCGGGCGAGACACAGTCACTCGCCGACATCAAGGCGACCGGCGCCAACACGGTCCGGGTGGTCCTGTCCGACGGCTACCGGTGGAGCGAGAACAGCCCCGAGGACGTCGCCTCGGTCGTCGGTGACTGCAAGGCCAACCGGCTGATCTGCGTCCTGGAGGTGCACGACACCACCGGATACGGGGAGGATGCCGCCGCCGGGACGCTCGACCACGCTGCCGACTACTGGATCGGCCTGAAGGACGTGCTCGACGGCGAAGAGGACTACGTCGTCATCAACATCGGCAACGAGCCCTGGGGCAACACCGATCCGGCCGGCTGGACCGCGCCCACGAAGGCCGCGATCCAGAAGCTGCGCGCCGCCGGGTTCGCCCACACGATCATGGTGGACGCACCCAACTGGGGCCAGGACTGGGAGGGCGTCATGCGCGCCGACGCCCAGTCGGTGTACGGCGCCGACCCCACCGGAAACCTCATCTTCTCGGTCCACATGTACAGCGTCTACGACACCGCCGGGAAGGTCACCGACTACCTCCACTCCTTCGTCGACGCCGGGCTTCCCCTGCTCATCGGCGAGTTCGGCGGTCCGGCCGACCAGTACGGCGACCCGGACGAGGACACCATGATGGCCACCGCCCAGGACCTGGGGCTCGGCTACATCGCCTGGTCCTGGAGCGGCAACACCGACCCGGTCCTCGACCTGGTCGTCGACTTCGACCCGACCCGGCTCAGCCCGTGGGGCGAGCGCGCCTTCAACGGTCCCGACGGCATCACCGAGACGTCCCACGAGGCCACGGTCTTCGGCGGCGGCACGGCTGACACCGAGGCCCCGACCGCGCCCGGCACCCCCACGGTCTCCGGGGTGACGGCCGGCTCCGCCACCCTCGGCTGGACCGCCGCGACGGACAACGTGGGCGTCACCGCGTACGACGTGGTCCGCGTGGACGGCGGCACCGAGACGAAGGTCGCCTCCTCCGCGACCACCTCGGTCTCCGTGACCGGCCTGAGCGCCGACACCGCATACAGCTTCGCCGTCTACGCCCGCGACGCGGCCGGCAACCGTTCACCGCGCTCCGGCACGGTCTCCGTCACCACCGAGGAGGGCGGCAGCGCACCCGGCGGCACCTGCTCCGTCGGCTACCAGGTGATCGGTGAATGGCCGGGCGGCTTCCAGGGCGAGATCACCCTCCGCAACACCGGGCCCACCACCATCGACGGCTGGACGCTGGACTTCGCCTTCGCGGGCGGCCAGACGATCACCAACATGTGGGGCGGCACTCCGGCCCAGAGCGGAGGCGTGGTGACCGTCACCCCGGTCTCGTACACGTCCACCATTCCCGCGGGCGACTCGGTCACCGTCGGCTTCACGGGCGAACTGAGCGGTCCCAACCCCGCTCCGACCGCCTTCACTCTCAACGGCGGCGCCTGCTCCACGATCTGA
- a CDS encoding TetR/AcrR family transcriptional regulator, which produces MTARATAAATPAEAATGKDAILRAARRAFTQRPYAEVTIRGIAADAGVSASLVVKHFGRKEELFNTVADFGPAAGELFDAPLDGLGRHMVLTLVRRRREQQADPLLRVVFSLGNHDERSLLRDRFHEQVTGRLASLLSGPEADLRAELIAGHLLGLGATLGLHREGAGALATAEHLADLYAPALQRLVTG; this is translated from the coding sequence ATGACCGCCCGAGCCACCGCAGCAGCGACGCCGGCGGAAGCCGCCACGGGCAAGGACGCTATCCTGCGGGCCGCCCGCCGGGCGTTCACCCAGCGCCCGTACGCGGAGGTGACGATCCGGGGGATCGCGGCCGACGCCGGGGTGAGCGCCTCACTGGTGGTGAAGCACTTCGGCCGCAAGGAGGAGCTGTTCAACACGGTCGCCGACTTCGGTCCGGCCGCCGGGGAACTCTTCGACGCCCCGCTGGACGGGCTCGGCCGCCACATGGTGCTCACACTCGTCCGGCGCCGCCGGGAGCAGCAGGCCGACCCGCTGCTGCGTGTCGTGTTCTCGCTGGGCAACCACGACGAGCGCTCCCTGCTCCGCGACCGCTTCCACGAACAGGTCACCGGGCGCCTGGCCTCCCTGCTGTCCGGCCCCGAGGCGGATCTGCGCGCGGAGCTGATTGCGGGTCACCTGCTGGGCCTGGGCGCCACGTTGGGGCTGCACCGCGAGGGCGCGGGCGCCCTCGCCACCGCGGAACACCTCGCGGACCTGTACGCGCCGGCGCTCCAGCGGCTCGTCACCGGCTGA
- a CDS encoding excalibur calcium-binding domain-containing protein gives MKSITTTYGPLRLSAGAAVLALALAGCGGGAGGDAKAVTDTSPTASASSGAERELTLTDDRATAEGTEQITVDALANDTVTGEDGTDGPLLSTFGPARLTLSVDSAPQNGTVAVDGTSLTYTAKAGHTGEDEFAYRVVVKGEAALDAVARVRITVTEPTPAPTPTPTPKPEPTPAPAAKKKAPPAPPSVYYENCDAARAAGAAPVYRGDPGYAAHLDRDNDGVGCEPYGSSSSSGGSSGGSSSTGGSSGGSGGGGGGGTYYANCTAVRAAGAAPIHRGEPGYASHLDRDGDGVACE, from the coding sequence ATGAAGTCGATCACCACCACGTACGGTCCGCTGCGGCTGTCCGCGGGAGCCGCCGTCCTGGCACTGGCCCTGGCGGGATGCGGGGGCGGCGCGGGAGGGGACGCGAAGGCCGTGACGGACACCTCCCCCACGGCGTCGGCCTCTTCCGGCGCGGAACGCGAGCTGACCCTCACCGACGACAGGGCCACCGCCGAAGGGACCGAACAGATCACCGTCGACGCCCTCGCCAACGACACGGTGACCGGGGAGGACGGCACCGACGGGCCGCTCCTCAGCACCTTCGGCCCGGCCCGCCTCACCCTCTCCGTCGACAGCGCGCCGCAGAACGGCACCGTCGCGGTGGACGGGACCTCACTGACCTACACCGCGAAGGCCGGTCACACGGGCGAGGACGAGTTCGCCTACCGCGTCGTGGTGAAGGGCGAGGCGGCGCTCGACGCCGTCGCACGCGTACGGATCACCGTCACCGAGCCCACGCCCGCCCCCACACCGACGCCCACCCCCAAGCCCGAGCCCACTCCGGCACCCGCGGCGAAGAAGAAGGCCCCGCCCGCGCCGCCCTCGGTGTACTACGAGAACTGTGACGCCGCACGGGCCGCCGGAGCCGCACCCGTGTACCGGGGCGACCCGGGATACGCGGCCCACCTGGACCGGGACAACGACGGGGTGGGCTGCGAACCGTACGGCTCGTCCTCGTCGAGCGGGGGATCCTCCGGCGGGTCCTCGTCCACCGGCGGAAGCAGCGGCGGCAGCGGGGGCGGTGGAGGAGGCGGCACCTACTACGCCAACTGCACCGCCGTACGCGCCGCCGGGGCGGCGCCCATCCACCGGGGGGAACCCGGCTACGCCTCCCACCTCGACCGCGACGGCGACGGCGTGGCCTGCGAGTAA
- a CDS encoding carbohydrate kinase family protein: MDHDILVIGGSGIDTIVRVDELKVPDGDSVGVPPIRDYVAHTGNGVALGFHALGLRTMFIDYLGDDRLGRQILDRYASAGLAFDHLTAPAGTPRSVNLVDREGRRFSFYDGRHPEDLLMPVDFYGPHLDRAGHVHVSRSHFTREIFGEAVRRGRTVSTDLHAWDGKDTSAHPWAYGADFVFMSAATVKDHAPDVLRQIVARGRARIAVATDGAEGCHVLEREGTGEVRHFPAVRPESPVVDSNGAGDGFLTAFLYTLLGGGTVEQGVRAGSVSGAFACGHHGTHEVQLGRAGLEKAVLRAENDPRPA, encoded by the coding sequence ATGGACCACGACATCCTGGTCATCGGCGGTTCCGGCATCGACACGATCGTCCGGGTCGACGAACTGAAGGTGCCCGACGGCGATTCCGTCGGTGTCCCGCCCATCCGTGACTACGTCGCCCACACCGGCAACGGCGTGGCCCTCGGCTTCCACGCGCTGGGGCTGCGGACCATGTTCATCGACTACCTCGGTGACGACCGCCTCGGCCGCCAGATCCTCGACCGGTACGCGTCCGCAGGGCTGGCGTTCGACCACCTCACCGCCCCCGCCGGTACGCCCCGCAGCGTCAACCTGGTCGACCGGGAAGGGCGCAGGTTCTCCTTCTACGACGGTCGGCACCCCGAGGACCTGCTGATGCCGGTCGACTTCTACGGACCTCACCTCGACCGGGCCGGTCACGTCCACGTGTCCCGCTCCCACTTCACCCGCGAGATCTTCGGCGAGGCCGTACGGCGCGGCCGGACCGTGTCGACGGACCTGCACGCCTGGGACGGAAAGGACACCTCGGCGCACCCCTGGGCGTACGGGGCGGACTTCGTGTTCATGAGCGCGGCCACGGTCAAGGACCACGCCCCCGATGTGCTCCGGCAGATCGTGGCGCGCGGCCGGGCCCGGATCGCGGTGGCCACCGACGGGGCCGAGGGCTGTCACGTACTGGAGCGGGAAGGCACCGGCGAGGTCCGGCACTTCCCGGCCGTACGACCGGAGTCGCCGGTCGTGGACAGCAACGGTGCCGGCGACGGGTTCCTCACGGCGTTCCTGTACACCCTGCTCGGCGGGGGCACGGTCGAGCAGGGTGTACGCGCCGGTTCGGTGTCGGGCGCCTTCGCCTGCGGCCACCACGGGACGCACGAAGTCCAACTGGGCCGCGCGGGGTTGGAGAAGGCCGTGCTGCGCGCGGAGAACGATCCCCGCCCGGCCTGA
- a CDS encoding MarR family transcriptional regulator, with protein MATQQISSVLRAPAPASRPYRKAPHGYGKRSAPEQRPPGPADFASLPTRERYIAGYIDHLPDGAAMDIKSLAKDLPLYGQKAVGTALRTLAVAGHLRHVRGPAASPGENRWVTRTYWSRTARDNEWWAAHLVTAPTPAAPAPRPVTETPYAPVATPTPTLIPKAPAAAPVAVPTPDDASAGDAATNATGSAVDSASDSPSVRTYHRADSHTAARTAEPTATTPSVPPAAPSLVPTHSPHPSPAYIALARLGRVDPRLALSAADCTVLEPLATAWFARGVGADHLTHALTSGLPPQVGSPVGLVRRRLLDKLPPALPSTPAPASAPGAPPRRLLVECVDCGRPGPPEALPDGLCRPCRAPAASGAPGAAQTASPDGPPAQRRLAGYLDALRDKHALPA; from the coding sequence GTGGCTACCCAGCAGATTAGCTCCGTCCTGCGCGCCCCCGCACCCGCCTCCCGCCCGTACCGCAAGGCCCCCCATGGTTACGGCAAGCGCTCGGCACCCGAGCAACGTCCGCCCGGCCCGGCGGACTTCGCGTCGCTGCCCACGAGGGAGCGGTACATCGCCGGATACATCGACCATCTCCCCGACGGCGCGGCCATGGACATCAAGTCGCTCGCCAAGGACCTTCCCCTGTACGGCCAGAAGGCCGTCGGCACCGCTCTGCGCACTCTCGCCGTCGCCGGGCACCTCCGCCACGTCCGCGGCCCAGCCGCCTCTCCGGGCGAGAACCGCTGGGTCACCCGCACCTACTGGTCCCGCACCGCCCGCGACAACGAGTGGTGGGCCGCTCACCTCGTGACCGCGCCCACACCCGCCGCCCCGGCGCCCCGCCCCGTCACCGAAACGCCCTACGCCCCCGTCGCCACCCCCACCCCCACTCTCATCCCGAAGGCGCCCGCCGCCGCCCCAGTCGCCGTCCCGACCCCGGACGACGCCTCCGCCGGAGACGCGGCCACCAACGCCACAGGAAGCGCAGTTGACAGCGCCTCCGACAGCCCGAGCGTCCGCACGTACCACCGCGCGGACAGCCACACGGCCGCGCGCACGGCAGAGCCGACCGCCACCACTCCGTCCGTGCCACCCGCCGCGCCCAGCCTCGTCCCCACGCACTCGCCCCACCCGTCCCCCGCGTACATCGCCCTCGCACGCCTGGGCAGGGTCGATCCACGGCTGGCTCTCTCCGCCGCCGACTGCACCGTCCTGGAGCCGCTGGCCACCGCGTGGTTCGCCCGGGGGGTGGGCGCCGACCACCTCACCCACGCACTGACCTCCGGACTCCCGCCGCAGGTCGGTTCCCCCGTGGGGCTCGTACGGCGGCGGCTCCTGGACAAGCTCCCGCCCGCCCTGCCCAGCACCCCCGCCCCGGCCTCCGCGCCCGGCGCTCCACCGCGCCGCCTGCTGGTCGAGTGCGTCGACTGCGGCCGCCCGGGGCCGCCCGAAGCGCTCCCGGACGGCCTGTGCCGTCCCTGCCGGGCCCCCGCCGCAAGCGGCGCCCCAGGCGCCGCCCAGACGGCATCCCCTGACGGCCCGCCCGCGCAACGCCGCCTCGCCGGCTACCTCGACGCCCTACGCGACAAGCACGCCCTCCCCGCGTAG
- the ku gene encoding non-homologous end joining protein Ku — MPRPLWTGAISFGLVTIPIKVVSATENHSISFHQYHLEDMGRVRTRKVCELDGEVLSQDEIGKGYEVAKDRTVPVTDAELDRMPLPTAKAIEIVAFVDAGSVDPVRISDSYYLAVDGQVAAKPYTLLRKALERSDKVAVAKFAWHNRERLGMLRVRDDALVLHAMRWPDEVRSPESLAPRDVELEEGEIERAVQLTDSMALDGISGFKDRYREALEELIAAKSEGKELPQPREGEEESGKVMDLMAALNASVEAARESRGEGGEGEHATVHEMKSGTRKRASKKTAKSGKSGKSVKSASSAKKPAGKAAGRKRTAS; from the coding sequence ATGCCGCGGCCCCTGTGGACCGGAGCGATCAGCTTCGGACTGGTCACGATCCCCATCAAGGTCGTGTCCGCCACCGAGAACCACTCGATCTCCTTCCACCAGTACCACCTGGAGGACATGGGCCGGGTCCGCACCCGCAAGGTGTGCGAGCTCGACGGCGAGGTCCTCTCGCAGGACGAGATCGGCAAGGGGTACGAGGTGGCCAAGGACCGGACCGTCCCCGTCACCGACGCGGAACTCGACCGGATGCCGCTGCCCACGGCGAAGGCGATCGAGATCGTGGCGTTCGTGGACGCCGGAAGCGTCGACCCGGTGCGGATCAGCGACAGCTACTACCTGGCGGTCGACGGCCAGGTCGCCGCCAAGCCGTACACACTGCTGCGGAAGGCGCTGGAGCGCAGCGACAAGGTCGCGGTGGCGAAGTTCGCCTGGCACAACCGGGAACGGCTGGGGATGCTGCGGGTACGGGACGACGCGCTCGTGTTGCACGCCATGCGGTGGCCGGACGAGGTCCGCAGCCCCGAATCCCTGGCGCCCCGGGACGTCGAGTTGGAGGAAGGCGAGATCGAACGGGCGGTCCAGCTCACCGACAGCATGGCCCTCGACGGTATCTCCGGCTTCAAGGACCGCTACCGGGAAGCCCTGGAGGAGTTGATCGCGGCCAAGTCGGAAGGCAAGGAGCTGCCGCAGCCGCGCGAGGGTGAGGAGGAGTCGGGCAAGGTCATGGACCTGATGGCCGCGCTCAACGCCTCGGTCGAGGCGGCGCGCGAGTCCCGGGGCGAGGGGGGCGAGGGGGAGCACGCGACGGTGCACGAGATGAAGTCCGGCACCCGCAAGCGGGCCTCGAAGAAGACGGCGAAGTCGGGGAAGTCGGGGAAGTCGGTGAAGTCCGCGAGCAGTGCCAAGAAGCCCGCCGGGAAGGCCGCGGGGAGGAAGCGCACAGCCTCCTGA
- a CDS encoding class II fructose-bisphosphate aldolase: protein MPLISTGVLAHEARSAATGLGAFNVVQIEHAQAIAGGAEAAGLPVVLQISENTARYHGSLEPIGLATLAVARAADVPVAVHLDHAESADLVRQAVELGFTSVMFDASTLPYEENVAATRAVTEYCHGHGVWVEAELGEIGGKDGAHAPGVRTDPDEARAFTGATAVDALAVAVGSSHAMLTRDAVLDHALISRLRDAVDVPLVLHGSSGVGDTGLAEAVAAGMTKVNISTHLNKLFTGAVRAHLEAHPGVADPRAYLGPARDAVATEVTRLLGVLARPGR from the coding sequence ATGCCGCTCATATCCACCGGTGTCCTCGCGCACGAGGCCCGTTCCGCCGCGACGGGCCTGGGGGCCTTCAACGTGGTGCAGATCGAACACGCGCAGGCCATCGCCGGCGGGGCGGAGGCCGCCGGGCTTCCCGTGGTGCTCCAGATCAGCGAGAACACCGCTCGCTACCACGGCTCCCTGGAACCGATCGGCCTGGCCACGCTCGCCGTCGCCCGCGCGGCGGACGTCCCCGTGGCCGTCCACCTGGACCACGCGGAATCGGCCGACCTGGTCCGGCAGGCGGTCGAGCTGGGCTTCACCTCGGTCATGTTCGACGCGTCCACGCTTCCGTACGAGGAGAACGTCGCCGCGACCCGGGCGGTCACGGAGTACTGCCACGGCCACGGCGTGTGGGTGGAGGCGGAGCTGGGGGAGATCGGCGGCAAGGACGGGGCGCACGCGCCCGGCGTACGGACCGATCCGGACGAGGCGCGGGCGTTCACCGGCGCCACCGCCGTCGACGCGCTGGCCGTCGCCGTCGGCAGCTCGCACGCGATGCTCACCCGGGACGCGGTCCTCGACCACGCGCTCATCTCCCGGCTGCGCGACGCCGTGGACGTCCCTCTCGTCCTGCACGGCTCGTCCGGCGTCGGGGACACCGGACTGGCCGAGGCCGTCGCGGCCGGCATGACGAAGGTGAACATCTCCACCCACCTGAACAAGTTGTTCACCGGGGCCGTCCGCGCCCACCTGGAGGCCCACCCCGGGGTCGCCGACCCCCGCGCCTACCTCGGCCCGGCCCGCGACGCCGTCGCCACCGAGGTGACCCGCCTGCTGGGCGTCCTCGCCCGCCCCGGGCGATAG